The Streptomyces sp. NBC_01298 genome contains the following window.
GTAGAGGAAACTCGCGGTGGGGGCGAAGACCTGGATGTCGCCGGTCCAGCCGAGGCGTTCGTCTCGCTGGGGGCAGTCGGTGGGGATGTCCACGAAGTTGCCGCGCATGCTCCACACGACGTTCTCGTGCAGCCGGTTGACCAGCGGGTCGCTGCACTCGAACCAGCCGGTGCGCCGCATGTCGGTGTGGTAGACCCGGGCGGTCACCTCATCGGCATTCAATTCGCCTGGCCAGCCCGCGACTTCCGCGTAGCGAAACCCGTGCAGGGTGAAGCGGGGCTCCCATGTGTAGGGCCCGTCGCCGGACAGGACGAGGGTGTCGGTGGAGACCGCCTCGCGCAGTGGGCGCGTGGCGAGCTCCCCGTCCTGAAGCACTTCGGCGTGGCGCAGGGTGATGGTGGTGTCGGCCGGGCCGTCGACGGTGATCCGGAGGCGGCCGACGAGGTTCTGGCCGAAGTCGAGAAGGTAACGACCCTCGCCGGTACGGGTGATGGCGACCGGGGCGATCTCCTGGGTCCGGCGCACCGGTGGGCCTTCAGGTGCGACCAGGGTGCGAGGGTCTCGCCGCCCGACGCGGACCCGCTTCCAGGAGCCGGTGTCGGCCGCGGACGGCGTGGACCAGGTGGGGTCGTCGAGTCGGGCGTCGAACGCCTCCCCCTCGTAGAGGCCGCTGGTCAGGATCGGTCCGGGGGCGGCGCTCCAGGAGGCGTCCGTGGCGATGACGGTGGTGGTGCCGTCGTCGTGGGTGATCTCCAGCTGGGCGATGAGGGACAGGTCGGTCCCGTAGATGTTGCGGGTGCCGCCGTCGAAGCCGTACCGGCCCCGGTACCAGCCGTCGCCGAGCCAGGCGCCGATGGTGTTGGTGCCCTCGGCGAGGTGATCGGTGACGTCGTAGGTGCGGTAGCGCAGCCGTTTCGGGTAGACGGTCCAGCCCGGGGCGAGTGCGTCGTCGCCGACGCGGCGGCCGTTGATCTCGGCCTCGTACAGTCCGTGCGCGGTGACGTAGAGACGGGCCCGGCTGATGGGCCGCTCGACGCGGAAGTCCTTGCGGACGCGTGCCGGGCGCCGCTCGGCGTCGTGGTCCTCCGGCCAGGCGGCACCGACGGGTACGGCCCGCCAGTCGGCGGGATCGAGCAGGCCAGCCTCGACGGCGGCGGGTTCGCTCCACCGGGACGGCCGGGCCGCGTCGCCGGTCCAGACCCGGACGCGGACGGCCACGCGCTCGCGTGAAGCAAGGTCTTCGCCGGGCCACGGGACGAGGACCGTCTCGGCGCTGTCGATACGGGCGGTGCGGTGGCGGTGGCCGCCGCGGTCGAGTTCGAGTTCGTACGCGTCCTGCGGTCCCGTGCCCGCCGGCAGCTCCCACGTCAGGCGCGGTGCGGCGGCGCCGATGCCGAGGCCGTCCGGCAGGTGCTCGAACGACACCGGACCGGGCTGAGCCGACGCCATGGGAGGCCTTTCCGCGAGCGGGCGGGCGAGGTGGGCGGTGGTGTCTGCCGTCATCCCTTCACCGCTCCGCCGGTCAGGCCCTTCATCACCTTCTGGTTGAGGAAGAGGTAGATCGCCAGGGTGCCGAAGACGTTGATGCAGATCGCCGCGAAGAGCGGACCGTACTGCGTCGCACCGAAGTCGGCCGTGAAGTTGAGCAGGCCGACCTGGACGGTCCGCAGGTCCTGGCTGTTGGTGAAGGTCAGCGCGATCAGCAGGTCGTTCCAGATGAAGAAGAACTGGACGAGGGCGACGGTGAGGACCGCGTTGCGGACCACGGGCAGGCTGATGGTCCAGAAGGCGCGCAGGATGCCGGCTCCGTCGATGGTGGCGGCCTCGAACAGCTCCCTGGGCACGGTCTTGTAATAGGTGGCCATCATGAACACCGTGAGCGGCAGTCCGGTGCCCGTGTAGGTGAGGATCAGCGGCCACAGGGTGCCCGAGAGACCGGTCTGGAAGTAGAGGGTGAACAGGGGCAGGAGGATCATCTGCGGGGGCACCATCATGCCCACCAGGAAGACCACCAGGGTCAGGCTCCGCCCCTTCCACACCATGATCTGCAGGGCGAAGCCGGCAGCGGTGCCCAGGAGCAGGATGAGGGCCAGGGACGGGACGACCGCCATCACGCTGTTCTGGACGTAGAGGCCGATGTTTCCGGTCGTCCACGCCTCCGTGTAGTTCCCCCACTCCCAGGTGGTCGGCAGGCTCCAGCTCGGGTTGTTCAGGTAGTCGGCGTTGGACTTGACCGAGGTGAGGAACATCCACACGAGCGGATAGGTCTCGACGACCAGGAGCAGGGCGACGACGACGCGCATCACCCACGGCCGGGCTCTTCCGCGGCGGCGCGGCGGGCGGCCTGCGGCCGGGAGACCGCGGCGGTGCCCGCGCGGAGTGGACTTCAGGGGTGTGTCAACGGCCATGGGTCAGCCCTTCGTGAGGTCGCGCCGCGTGAGGCGGAAGACGACCAGCGACACCAGCAGGCTCACCACGGTCAGCAGGAGCGCGATGGTGCTGCCGTAGCCGTATTCGCCGTAGGTGAAGGACGTCTGGAACATGTACAGGGTCAGTGGGGTCGTGGAGCTGCCCGGGCCGCCGTTGGTGAGGGCGACGACGGCGTCGAAGATCTTCAGGGTTCCGTTGATGCTGAAGATCAGCGACGACATCAGGACCGGGAAGGACAGCGGCAGCACGATGTGGCGTACGAGTCGCAGGCCCGAAGCCCCGTCCAGGCGTGCGGACTCCAGCACCTCGTCGGGTATGTCCACGAGGCCGGCGAACAGCAGCACGGCGTAGAAGCCCATGGAACGCCAGATCTCCATCACGATCAGCACCCAGAAGGCGGTGCCGCCGCTCGCGAACCAGTCGACCGGTTCCAGTCCGAGGGCGCCCAGGAGGGAGTTGACCGGTCCGGGCTGCGGGGCGACCTGGAACAGGTTCTGGAAGAGCAGTCCCACGGCGACGGTGGGCAGCACCACGGGGAAGAAGACCAGGGTGCGCACGAGCGCCGACGCCCGCTT
Protein-coding sequences here:
- a CDS encoding carbohydrate ABC transporter permease, with the translated sequence MAVDTPLKSTPRGHRRGLPAAGRPPRRRGRARPWVMRVVVALLLVVETYPLVWMFLTSVKSNADYLNNPSWSLPTTWEWGNYTEAWTTGNIGLYVQNSVMAVVPSLALILLLGTAAGFALQIMVWKGRSLTLVVFLVGMMVPPQMILLPLFTLYFQTGLSGTLWPLILTYTGTGLPLTVFMMATYYKTVPRELFEAATIDGAGILRAFWTISLPVVRNAVLTVALVQFFFIWNDLLIALTFTNSQDLRTVQVGLLNFTADFGATQYGPLFAAICINVFGTLAIYLFLNQKVMKGLTGGAVKG
- a CDS encoding carbohydrate ABC transporter permease, whose translation is MHRVLGDRRAILILLGPALLVYSLIMLVPMVWSLGYSFTKGNSIDGFTGNGLANFERLLTDPAVHEALWFTLKFSFVVTIGQVLAGYLLALLYVFHLKRASALVRTLVFFPVVLPTVAVGLLFQNLFQVAPQPGPVNSLLGALGLEPVDWFASGGTAFWVLIVMEIWRSMGFYAVLLFAGLVDIPDEVLESARLDGASGLRLVRHIVLPLSFPVLMSSLIFSINGTLKIFDAVVALTNGGPGSSTTPLTLYMFQTSFTYGEYGYGSTIALLLTVVSLLVSLVVFRLTRRDLTKG
- a CDS encoding family 78 glycoside hydrolase catalytic domain, producing MTADTTAHLARPLAERPPMASAQPGPVSFEHLPDGLGIGAAAPRLTWELPAGTGPQDAYELELDRGGHRHRTARIDSAETVLVPWPGEDLASRERVAVRVRVWTGDAARPSRWSEPAAVEAGLLDPADWRAVPVGAAWPEDHDAERRPARVRKDFRVERPISRARLYVTAHGLYEAEINGRRVGDDALAPGWTVYPKRLRYRTYDVTDHLAEGTNTIGAWLGDGWYRGRYGFDGGTRNIYGTDLSLIAQLEITHDDGTTTVIATDASWSAAPGPILTSGLYEGEAFDARLDDPTWSTPSAADTGSWKRVRVGRRDPRTLVAPEGPPVRRTQEIAPVAITRTGEGRYLLDFGQNLVGRLRITVDGPADTTITLRHAEVLQDGELATRPLREAVSTDTLVLSGDGPYTWEPRFTLHGFRYAEVAGWPGELNADEVTARVYHTDMRRTGWFECSDPLVNRLHENVVWSMRGNFVDIPTDCPQRDERLGWTGDIQVFAPTASFLYDCAGMLDSWLTDVRLEQLPDGTVPWYVPVIPGAPMWTPIQPGAAWGDVATLTPWVLYQRFGDLQLLRRHYPMGKAWVHLQERLAGPGHLWDTGFQLGDWLDPAAPPEDPAAGLTDRYLVATAYFAHSARHLARSAAELGNATDAQRYTKLADDVVSAFRRAYVLPSGRMTSDTPTAYALGLAFDLLAPAQRPAAGDRLARLVLDGDARIATGFVGTPLICDALTDTGHLDVAYRLLRQTECPSWLYPVTQGATTIWERWDSLRPDGSLNPGGMTSFNHYALGAVADWLHRVVGGIVPVAPGSRALVFRPRPGGDITWARTRHQTPYGTAALFWEQADGTMTVQVTVPAGCTGTVELSGRPPHGLGPGEHTLSTAVAGPKAA